A single region of the Desulfobaculum xiamenense genome encodes:
- a CDS encoding MBL fold metallo-hydrolase, with the protein MLIRTFELGPLMTNGYLLSEGGRALFVDPGGEPDEVLAVLKAEGLVLERVLVTHLHFDHIYGVAALSAATGASVCASADDAYLLETEVGRGGAMGFPRVDDFAFEPLTEGETEFIGQRCNVLATPGHTRGSLTFHFPEAGAAFVGDLIFSRAVGRTDFPGGSMPTLVRSVERRIFTLPPETVLYSGHGPATTVGDEMVHNPFFQPDGPGMRY; encoded by the coding sequence ATGCTGATTCGGACCTTCGAGCTTGGCCCGCTCATGACCAACGGCTATCTGCTCTCCGAGGGTGGGCGCGCTCTGTTCGTCGATCCCGGCGGCGAGCCCGACGAGGTGCTCGCGGTCCTCAAGGCCGAGGGCCTCGTGTTGGAGCGGGTGCTGGTCACGCATCTGCATTTCGACCATATTTATGGAGTGGCGGCCCTTTCGGCGGCCACGGGTGCGTCCGTGTGCGCCAGCGCCGATGATGCCTACCTGCTGGAAACGGAGGTGGGGCGCGGCGGAGCCATGGGCTTCCCCCGCGTGGACGATTTCGCCTTCGAGCCGCTGACCGAGGGCGAGACCGAATTCATCGGCCAGCGCTGCAATGTGCTGGCCACGCCCGGACACACGCGCGGCAGTCTGACCTTTCATTTCCCCGAGGCCGGTGCGGCCTTCGTGGGCGATCTCATCTTTTCGCGAGCCGTCGGGCGCACGGATTTTCCCGGCGGGAGCATGCCGACCCTCGTTCGGTCGGTGGAGCGGCGCATCTTCACCCTGCCGCCGGAGACGGTGCTCTATTCCGGGCACGGTCCGGCCACCACGGTGGGGGACGAGATGGTGCACAACCCCTTCTTTCAGCCCGACGGACCGGGCATGAGGTACTAG
- a CDS encoding nitroreductase family protein: MTERDNVVLQAIRERRSVRRFTGEPVTREDALTIVEAGRFAPSGLNNQPWRFLCLWPGDARVHALAGCTKYGAVVEACGLLVGVFLDRDAMYSPLKDHQTAGACIQNMLLATHSIGLGGVWLGEIVNQADQVLDALSLSGERYELMAFLAIGHPAHPGASSRQPLETLLLEAF, encoded by the coding sequence ATGACTGAGAGGGACAACGTTGTGCTGCAGGCCATCCGCGAGCGCCGTAGTGTGCGCCGCTTTACGGGCGAGCCTGTGACGCGTGAAGATGCGCTGACCATCGTCGAGGCGGGGCGCTTCGCGCCGAGTGGTCTCAACAACCAGCCGTGGCGCTTTCTGTGCCTGTGGCCCGGTGATGCGCGCGTCCATGCGCTGGCCGGGTGTACGAAGTACGGGGCCGTCGTCGAGGCCTGCGGGCTGCTGGTGGGCGTGTTTCTCGATCGCGACGCCATGTATTCTCCGCTGAAGGATCATCAGACCGCAGGGGCCTGCATCCAAAACATGCTGCTGGCCACGCATTCCATCGGACTTGGCGGCGTGTGGCTGGGCGAGATCGTCAATCAGGCGGATCAGGTGCTCGACGCGCTGTCCCTGTCTGGGGAGCGCTACGAGCTGATGGCCTTTCTCGCCATTGGCCATCCGGCACATCCGGGCGCGAGTTCGCGCCAGCCGCTGGAAACGCTGCTGTTGGAGGCGTTCTGA
- a CDS encoding flavodoxin family protein, with translation MIQSNDRAGEAGRPAIISCSPRPGGNSDRAAALFTHGAMAAGLELRVDYLRRFRVEPCVSCYRCKHDPKRACYLADMDHSGRLFQMMLNAPYVFLASPIYFYHVPAQLKAWIDRSQCYYMRRQDGDPVMAALPRRKAYVCLIAGRSQGDKLFEGSLLTLKYFLDVFNFELQPPLLFRGLDEAGDLEANAEAVAALENLGREAAREALERAEA, from the coding sequence ATGATTCAATCGAATGACAGGGCAGGGGAGGCTGGCCGTCCGGCCATCATTTCGTGCAGCCCCCGACCCGGTGGAAACAGCGACCGCGCCGCGGCCCTCTTCACGCATGGGGCGATGGCGGCGGGTCTTGAGCTGCGGGTTGACTATCTGCGTCGGTTCCGCGTGGAGCCGTGCGTGTCCTGCTACCGTTGCAAGCATGACCCCAAGCGGGCGTGCTATCTGGCCGACATGGACCACAGCGGGCGTCTGTTTCAGATGATGCTGAATGCGCCCTATGTCTTCCTCGCCTCGCCCATCTACTTCTATCACGTCCCGGCGCAACTCAAGGCGTGGATCGACCGCAGCCAGTGCTACTATATGCGCAGGCAGGACGGCGACCCCGTCATGGCCGCCCTGCCTCGGCGCAAGGCCTATGTCTGCCTCATTGCCGGACGCTCGCAGGGGGATAAGCTTTTCGAGGGAAGTCTGCTTACGCTCAAGTACTTCCTCGATGTGTTCAACTTCGAGTTGCAGCCGCCACTCCTGTTCCGGGGGCTGGACGAGGCCGGTGATCTCGAAGCCAACGCCGAGGCCGTGGCCGCGCTGGAGAACCTTGGCCGCGAGGCCGCCCGCGAGGCGCTTGAACGCGCCGAGGCCTAG